A region from the Drosophila ananassae strain 14024-0371.13 chromosome 2L, ASM1763931v2, whole genome shotgun sequence genome encodes:
- the LOC26514988 gene encoding uncharacterized protein LOC26514988: MSMMKKSVWLEELGERSSSWKRAFSKQYTKSMNLEYGRVPRHTDGKIHILYEARISFLGNKTRRHPEDSKYMGDFNETWEPWQFYSYYPKDDDRDVMPRDPSYAKFKVSMNAVCSEKISERKKQYNSQINREIEKLIEYQSSAVEAAYLVRLLSYTSFWPPYHTKEEIEKTSKTFFKLSKNEKRRYDYIMSHEFN, translated from the exons ATGTCTATGATGAAGAAATCCGTTTggttggaggaattaggagaaCGATCCTCGTCTTGGAAAAGGGCATTCTCTAAGCAGTACACCAAGAGCATGAACTTAGAATATGGAAGGGTTCCTAGGCATACAGATGGAAAAATTCATATTCTGTACGAAGCAAGGATTTCGTTCCTCGGAAACAAGACAAGACGGCACCCAGAAGATTCGAAATATATGGGAGACTTCAATGAGACTTGGGAGCCTTGGCAGTTCTATTCCTATTATCCAAAGGATGATGATCGGGATGTTATGCCCAGGGACCCAAGCTATGCGAAGTTTAAAGTGTCCAT GAATGCAGTGTGCAGCGAGAAAATTAGTGAAAGGAAAAAACAGTATAACTCTCAGATAAATCgggaaattgaaaaattgatcGAATATCAGAGTAGTGCCGTGGAGGCGGCATACTTAGTGCG TCTATTGTCTTATACAAGTTTTTGGCCACCTTACCATACTAAGGAGGAAATAGAGAAGACCAGCAAAACATTCTTCAAGTTGTCCAAGAATGAAAAACGTCGTTATGACTACATAATGTCTCATGAGTTTAACTAA